One segment of Ureibacillus thermophilus DNA contains the following:
- a CDS encoding DNA translocase FtsK has product MNNLAKRKAKTKAKSGISLLYYEIIGLLLIGFAIIIFFEYGFVGKTVQNLSMFLLGNLHFALPSFLVIFAVLLMVKREKIPMTDRIIIGVFMMILSLSIFSHSVLIEELHKQNALQSNSVLKETWRILITDEGIVNKSDALGGGFIGALLFSMFHILFGSTGARVVAVLMVLNGIVLVTGKALVPVIAEKIPNIKIKFPKKKKRKRRSLNKDVNVRKRTKSEEPSAVEEMVASDEEVAKFSILEEDDEEHEPIISAFTQHIKKQEEPEEEKDESIEQTIQQSVEQNVENQDYRLPPMNLLNVPPEHDQSSEYSIIQANAKKLEQTLLSFGVKAKVVQVHLGPAVTKYEVMPDVGVKVSRIVNLQDDLALALAAKDIRMEAPIPGKSAIGIEVPNSEVAVVTLREVLESKENNKPDAKLLIGFGRDIAGQAILAELDKMPHLLVAGSTGSGKSVCINGIILSILMRAKPHEVKMMLIDPKMVELNVYNGIPHLLAPVVTDPKKASQALQKVVSEMERRYDLFSHTGTRNIKGYNRYVERYNEEHEDKLPKLPYIVVVIDELADLMMVASHDVEDAITRLAQMARAAGIHLIIATQRPSVDVITGVIKANIPSRIAFAVSSAVDSRTILDMGGAERLLGRGDMLFMPAGTSKPIRVQGAFVSDEEVQAVVDFVVSQQKAQYDESMIPTDEPEKTFEEDTDELYDEAVKLVVEMQSASISMLQRRFRIGYSRAARIIDQMEARGVVGPPDGSRPRQVLISDIND; this is encoded by the coding sequence GTGAACAATTTGGCGAAAAGGAAAGCGAAAACGAAAGCAAAATCCGGCATTTCCCTCCTTTATTATGAAATCATCGGTTTGTTATTGATCGGATTTGCCATTATTATCTTTTTCGAATATGGTTTCGTCGGCAAAACGGTGCAAAATCTATCGATGTTTTTATTGGGAAACCTGCATTTTGCCCTCCCCTCCTTCCTGGTAATATTTGCCGTTTTATTGATGGTAAAGAGGGAAAAAATCCCTATGACAGATCGCATTATAATTGGCGTGTTCATGATGATTTTGAGTCTGTCTATTTTTAGCCATAGCGTCCTCATTGAAGAGTTACATAAACAAAATGCATTACAATCGAATTCGGTGTTGAAAGAAACTTGGCGAATTTTGATTACTGACGAGGGAATTGTCAATAAAAGCGATGCGCTTGGCGGAGGATTTATAGGGGCGCTTCTTTTCAGCATGTTTCATATTTTATTTGGTTCCACTGGGGCTCGGGTTGTTGCGGTTTTAATGGTGTTAAACGGAATTGTGCTAGTGACGGGAAAGGCTTTAGTGCCCGTGATTGCCGAGAAAATTCCCAACATAAAAATAAAATTCCCAAAAAAGAAAAAGCGGAAGCGCCGTTCATTAAATAAAGATGTGAATGTCAGAAAACGGACAAAATCGGAAGAACCGTCTGCTGTAGAGGAAATGGTTGCATCGGATGAAGAAGTAGCTAAGTTTTCTATTTTGGAAGAAGATGATGAAGAACATGAACCTATTATTTCAGCTTTTACACAACATATAAAAAAACAAGAAGAGCCGGAAGAAGAAAAGGATGAATCGATAGAACAGACGATTCAGCAATCCGTTGAGCAAAATGTGGAAAATCAAGATTATCGCTTGCCGCCAATGAATTTATTGAACGTTCCGCCCGAGCACGATCAAAGCAGCGAATATTCCATTATCCAAGCCAATGCGAAAAAGCTGGAACAAACGCTGTTAAGCTTTGGGGTAAAAGCAAAAGTCGTGCAAGTTCATTTAGGTCCGGCTGTAACAAAGTATGAAGTGATGCCGGATGTGGGAGTAAAGGTTAGTAGAATTGTCAATTTACAAGATGACTTGGCCCTTGCACTGGCTGCAAAAGACATTCGAATGGAGGCGCCGATTCCAGGAAAATCCGCCATTGGTATTGAAGTGCCAAACAGCGAAGTGGCGGTTGTGACATTAAGGGAAGTGCTTGAGTCGAAAGAAAATAATAAACCGGACGCCAAACTGTTGATTGGATTTGGACGTGATATTGCTGGACAGGCGATTTTAGCGGAATTAGACAAAATGCCTCACTTGCTTGTTGCTGGTTCTACTGGAAGCGGTAAAAGTGTGTGCATTAACGGAATCATTCTTTCCATTTTAATGCGGGCAAAACCCCACGAAGTCAAAATGATGTTAATTGACCCGAAAATGGTGGAACTCAATGTCTATAACGGGATTCCCCACTTGCTCGCTCCGGTTGTAACGGATCCGAAAAAAGCATCTCAAGCATTGCAAAAAGTGGTCAGCGAAATGGAAAGACGCTATGACTTGTTCTCCCATACAGGAACTCGAAACATTAAGGGCTACAACAGATATGTGGAACGCTATAACGAGGAGCATGAAGACAAATTGCCAAAATTGCCTTACATCGTTGTAGTAATCGATGAGCTGGCAGATTTAATGATGGTTGCATCCCACGATGTGGAAGATGCCATTACAAGGTTGGCGCAAATGGCTCGGGCGGCGGGTATTCACTTAATCATAGCTACCCAAAGACCATCTGTGGATGTCATCACGGGTGTCATTAAAGCAAATATCCCGTCCCGTATAGCCTTTGCTGTATCTAGTGCTGTCGATTCCCGCACAATCCTTGATATGGGCGGAGCAGAACGCCTCTTAGGTCGGGGAGATATGCTCTTTATGCCAGCTGGAACGTCAAAGCCAATCCGCGTGCAAGGGGCCTTTGTTTCTGATGAAGAAGTGCAGGCGGTTGTTGATTTTGTTGTTTCCCAACAAAAAGCCCAATATGATGAGTCGATGATTCCGACAGATGAACCGGAAAAAACTTTTGAAGAAGATACCGATGAATTATATGATGAAGCGGTCAAATTAGTTGTGGAGATGCAATCGGCTTCCATTTCGATGCTCCAGCGCCGCTTCCGTATCGGCTATTCCCGTGCTGCAAGAATTATCGATCAAATGGAAGCCCGCGGTGTGGTTGGTCCTCCTGATGGCAGTCGTCCAAGACAAGTGTTGATTTCCGATATCAATGACTAA
- the dapA gene encoding 4-hydroxy-tetrahydrodipicolinate synthase, translating into MDLGRVATAMVTPFQEDGDIDFEAVEKLIEHLISNGTDSIVVCGTTGETPTLTKEEKLKLIQFTVEKVNKRVPVIAGTGSNDTKGTIEMTKKVESLGVDGVMLVAPYYNKPNQRGLYAHFEAVAKETALPIVLYNVPGRTSSNIEAATTIALSKIPNIQVVKEASGNLDQMAEILATTDDNFFVYSGDDALTLPLLAIGGKGVISVASHVVGNEMQAMIRAFEEGRLEAAAKMHQALLPLFKQLFKCPNPVPVKYALGKVGFSVERVRLPLVEMTEEEKRQFDEVWEQVKQSI; encoded by the coding sequence TTGGATTTAGGTAGGGTCGCTACTGCCATGGTTACACCGTTTCAAGAAGATGGCGACATTGATTTTGAAGCGGTGGAGAAATTAATTGAACATTTGATTTCGAATGGAACCGATTCGATTGTCGTATGCGGTACAACGGGCGAAACCCCAACTTTGACAAAAGAAGAGAAGCTCAAGCTCATTCAGTTTACTGTAGAAAAGGTGAATAAACGGGTTCCTGTCATTGCAGGCACGGGCTCTAATGATACAAAAGGAACGATTGAGATGACAAAAAAAGTAGAGAGCCTTGGCGTTGATGGGGTTATGCTGGTGGCTCCCTACTACAATAAACCAAATCAGCGAGGTCTTTATGCACATTTTGAGGCAGTAGCAAAAGAAACGGCTTTACCAATTGTCCTTTACAATGTACCAGGACGTACTAGTTCCAATATCGAAGCCGCTACAACAATTGCATTAAGCAAAATACCTAATATCCAAGTCGTGAAAGAAGCAAGTGGCAATTTAGATCAAATGGCGGAAATATTAGCAACAACTGATGACAATTTCTTCGTCTACAGCGGCGACGATGCATTGACGCTGCCCCTTTTAGCCATCGGTGGCAAAGGAGTCATTTCCGTTGCCTCCCATGTGGTGGGAAATGAAATGCAGGCGATGATTCGAGCCTTTGAAGAAGGGCGCTTAGAAGCTGCAGCGAAAATGCATCAAGCCTTATTGCCGCTTTTTAAACAATTGTTTAAATGCCCGAATCCGGTTCCAGTAAAATATGCTTTGGGCAAAGTAGGCTTTTCAGTCGAACGTGTTCGTTTGCCGCTAGTTGAGATGACAGAAGAAGAGAAACGGCAATTTGATGAAGTTTGGGAACAAGTGAAACAAAGCATTTAA
- a CDS encoding YlmC/YmxH family sporulation protein, with product MLLSELAEKELIEMENGVRYGYLSETECIFDPKTGKIIGFELIEPSRLPFQKKKTNSSLFIPWEEIHLIGEDRILFRKTTSARRYYDK from the coding sequence ATGCTATTATCAGAGCTCGCTGAAAAAGAATTGATTGAGATGGAAAATGGCGTTCGTTATGGCTATTTATCGGAGACGGAATGCATTTTTGATCCGAAAACAGGAAAAATAATAGGTTTTGAATTGATTGAACCATCCCGTCTGCCTTTTCAAAAGAAGAAAACGAATTCTTCATTGTTTATCCCTTGGGAAGAAATTCATTTAATTGGAGAAGATCGGATTTTATTCCGCAAAACAACGAGTGCAAGAAGGTATTATGACAAATGA
- a CDS encoding dipicolinate synthase subunit A — protein MRNERWMVIGTDERLKILAKKLSNPERTVYYKNKTNWDHECNQLAIELEPDYIVLPIQPLKVEVPALMGIENAVIFCGKTNEKWKEILKENTVYYYLEDEEFIWQNALLTAEAFVARFYQTKEAISGKRFIVTGFGRVAKTLGHLLRSIGAEVIVAVRSEVQFNEAKAFRYKASYLADVGDIEADYFVNTIPAKWLDAKLNEKILIPIYDLASAPGCLQDGVEREFYELLPALPGKYFPKDAANILYNSIVGQLRRGKSC, from the coding sequence ATGAGAAACGAAAGATGGATGGTAATTGGAACGGATGAACGATTAAAAATTCTTGCCAAAAAGTTAAGCAACCCTGAGCGTACGGTTTACTATAAAAATAAAACGAATTGGGATCATGAATGCAACCAGTTGGCCATTGAACTTGAGCCGGACTACATCGTTTTGCCAATCCAGCCTTTGAAAGTGGAAGTGCCTGCTTTAATGGGAATTGAAAATGCCGTCATTTTTTGCGGCAAGACCAATGAGAAATGGAAAGAGATTTTAAAAGAAAATACGGTTTACTACTATCTAGAGGACGAAGAGTTTATTTGGCAAAATGCGCTGCTTACGGCAGAAGCCTTTGTTGCGAGATTTTATCAAACGAAGGAAGCCATTTCCGGAAAAAGATTTATTGTGACCGGTTTTGGCCGCGTTGCGAAGACCCTTGGACATTTGCTTCGCAGCATCGGCGCGGAAGTGATTGTCGCAGTCCGATCTGAAGTGCAGTTTAACGAAGCGAAAGCCTTTCGATATAAAGCATCTTATTTAGCAGATGTAGGAGATATTGAAGCGGATTATTTCGTCAACACCATTCCGGCAAAATGGCTGGATGCAAAATTAAACGAGAAAATACTCATTCCAATTTATGATTTGGCATCTGCTCCAGGTTGTTTGCAGGATGGGGTGGAGCGAGAATTTTACGAATTATTGCCGGCATTGCCTGGGAAATATTTCCCTAAAGATGCAGCAAATATTTTATACAATTCGATTGTTGGTCAGTTGAGGAGGGGTAAATCTTGCTAA
- a CDS encoding GntR family transcriptional regulator, with product MEIKLSNASDKPIYEQITEQMKQAIITGKLKPGDPLPSIRNLAKELKISVMTTKRAYADLERDGFIVTFAGKGSFVAERNQEFLREELLRQVEEHLTKAVQTAKLAGIEGKELLDILSLLVEEELE from the coding sequence GTGGAAATAAAACTCAGCAACGCAAGCGATAAACCGATCTATGAACAAATTACAGAGCAAATGAAACAAGCAATCATTACAGGGAAATTAAAGCCTGGAGACCCCCTTCCCTCCATCAGAAATCTTGCAAAAGAATTGAAAATCAGCGTGATGACAACAAAGAGAGCTTATGCGGATTTGGAACGGGACGGATTTATCGTCACCTTTGCTGGAAAAGGAAGTTTTGTAGCGGAACGAAATCAGGAATTTTTGCGGGAAGAATTGCTGCGCCAAGTGGAGGAGCATTTAACGAAAGCAGTTCAAACGGCAAAGCTCGCAGGTATCGAGGGAAAAGAATTACTTGATATTTTGTCATTGTTAGTGGAGGAGGAATTGGAATGA
- a CDS encoding ABC transporter ATP-binding protein, which yields MTNAIEVENLKKSFHQFQLKDVSFQLPTGTIMGFVGENGAGKTTTIKCLLNLLKKENGEIKIFGLDHTKHETSIKQNIGVVFDDLYIPDTLHATHINNILEKIYDRWDESYYVELLKRFKIPFKKPVKQLSRGMKMKLSIAIALSHHPKLLILDEPTSGLDPIVRDEILDLFMEFMQEEENSILFSTHITSDLEKIADYITFIHDGEIIFSKNKDELLYDYGIWKGSMEQSMELSEHAKVRMRKNAFGVEILVKRNEVSSAFSLDKPSIEEIMLFFVKGVRP from the coding sequence ATGACGAATGCTATTGAAGTAGAGAATCTGAAAAAATCATTTCACCAGTTCCAATTAAAAGATGTTTCTTTTCAATTGCCAACTGGCACCATTATGGGATTTGTCGGAGAAAATGGAGCTGGAAAAACAACAACGATTAAATGCCTATTAAATTTATTAAAAAAAGAGAACGGAGAAATCAAGATTTTTGGCCTTGACCACACAAAACACGAAACATCCATAAAGCAAAACATTGGCGTTGTGTTTGATGACCTTTATATTCCGGACACATTGCATGCAACTCATATTAACAACATTTTGGAGAAAATCTACGACCGTTGGGATGAATCTTACTATGTTGAACTATTAAAACGATTTAAAATTCCTTTCAAAAAGCCGGTTAAGCAGCTGTCCCGTGGAATGAAGATGAAACTATCTATTGCGATTGCTCTTAGTCATCATCCGAAATTACTAATTTTAGATGAACCGACAAGCGGGCTTGATCCGATTGTGCGGGATGAAATCCTAGATCTTTTCATGGAGTTTATGCAGGAAGAAGAAAACAGCATCTTATTCTCCACCCATATCACATCAGATTTAGAAAAAATTGCAGACTACATTACGTTCATTCATGATGGGGAAATTATCTTCAGCAAAAATAAAGACGAACTATTGTATGACTATGGCATTTGGAAAGGCAGTATGGAACAATCGATGGAACTTTCGGAACATGCGAAAGTGCGCATGCGGAAAAATGCGTTTGGCGTTGAAATTTTAGTGAAACGCAATGAAGTGAGCAGCGCCTTTTCCCTTGATAAGCCGTCCATTGAAGAGATTATGTTATTTTTTGTGAAAGGGGTTCGTCCATGA
- a CDS encoding transposase — translation YAKRKVDVESVFGNIKGNLRFTRFLLRGLHKVRTEFGIVAMAHNILKWAANSQTNFKNKETERMEKLIVFSIRSVFMDFLDKPQCQFGTFSKTLIPSIRMSYMVLPKSLAAEFRHFYQHQKPTVSRIDQLVVAEFMHSGYYAKHIEKMRTLYRKKRKTLLEALQTYLPAEFNIFGDTAGLHVIIQLPEWLEEKRAVELALEMGIAIDPVSKCYQTIIPHNLVMIGFGAIPIEQIQPVIKTLAKVWLHSSCEPF, via the coding sequence TTTATGCGAAGCGTAAAGTGGATGTCGAAAGTGTGTTCGGGAACATCAAGGGCAATTTGCGTTTCACTCGATTTCTGTTACGGGGGCTTCATAAAGTCCGAACAGAATTCGGGATTGTGGCAATGGCCCACAACATACTGAAATGGGCCGCAAATTCCCAAACCAATTTCAAAAATAAGGAAACAGAGCGAATGGAAAAACTCATTGTTTTCTCCATTCGCTCTGTTTTTATGGACTTTTTAGACAAGCCACAGTGTCAATTTGGCACCTTTTCTAAAACGCTCATTCCATCTATTCGCATGAGTTATATGGTGCTGCCAAAATCGCTGGCAGCTGAATTCCGGCATTTTTATCAACATCAAAAGCCGACTGTTTCAAGAATCGACCAGCTGGTGGTAGCTGAGTTTATGCATTCTGGCTATTATGCAAAGCATATTGAAAAAATGCGTACATTGTACCGCAAAAAAAGAAAAACATTATTGGAAGCATTGCAAACTTATTTGCCGGCTGAGTTTAATATTTTTGGTGATACCGCGGGGCTGCATGTTATTATTCAATTACCGGAGTGGCTTGAGGAAAAGCGGGCGGTTGAACTTGCATTGGAAATGGGGATTGCTATTGATCCGGTTTCAAAATGTTATCAAACCATTATCCCCCATAACTTAGTGATGATTGGATTTGGGGCCATCCCCATTGAACAGATTCAACCAGTCATAAAAACTTTAGCCAAAGTTTGGCTACACTCAAGTTGTGAGCCCTTTTGA
- a CDS encoding dipicolinate synthase subunit B, translating into MLKGKKVGLGITASHCTYEDVVPKITDLRNAGATVIPIVSHSVLNAVTRFGSGEEWVKKIEELSGNKVVSTIVEAEPFGPRNPLDCMVIAPMTGNSISKFANAATDSPVLMAAKATLRNGNPVVIGISTNDALGLNGVNIMRLLNSKNIYFIPFGQDDPFNKPTSMIADFTKMVDTVVHAIHYKKQLQPLIIQYHKEN; encoded by the coding sequence TTGCTAAAGGGCAAAAAAGTTGGACTTGGCATTACGGCTTCCCATTGCACATATGAGGATGTTGTGCCAAAAATTACGGATCTCCGCAATGCAGGAGCAACGGTGATCCCGATTGTATCCCATTCAGTATTAAATGCAGTTACTCGTTTTGGTTCTGGAGAAGAATGGGTGAAAAAAATAGAGGAATTATCTGGAAATAAAGTTGTTTCTACAATCGTCGAAGCTGAACCTTTCGGGCCTAGAAATCCGCTTGATTGCATGGTCATTGCACCGATGACAGGCAACTCCATCAGCAAATTTGCCAATGCGGCGACAGACAGCCCAGTGCTAATGGCTGCAAAAGCAACCCTTCGAAACGGCAATCCGGTAGTCATTGGAATTTCCACAAATGATGCTCTTGGTTTAAACGGCGTCAACATTATGAGATTATTAAATTCGAAAAATATTTATTTTATTCCTTTTGGGCAAGATGATCCATTCAACAAACCAACTTCCATGATTGCCGATTTTACAAAAATGGTGGATACGGTCGTGCACGCAATTCACTACAAAAAGCAGCTTCAGCCGTTAATTATTCAATACCATAAAGAAAATTAA
- a CDS encoding aspartate-semialdehyde dehydrogenase, giving the protein MTKQLTVAIVGATGAVGTKMKEQLLKRNFPIKDIKFLASAKSAGKEIEFGGKTYKIEEATPEAFEGVDVALFSAGGSVSAKLAPEAVKRGAVVIDNTSHFRMDPDVPLVVPEVNREDLKKHNGIIANPNCSTIQMVVALQPIREKFGLKRVIVSTYQAVSGSGISAIEELRVQSGEWEKGKDVEAKVLPVKSEPKHYPIARNVIPQIDVFTENGFTKEEMKMINETKKIMHLPDLEVAATCVRVPVVAGHSESVYIEVEKEASVQELFDVLKDAPGVVLQDDINNQVYPMPIFVEDEDPVYVGRIRKDLNHPKGFHLWIVADNLLKGAALNSIQIAEAMLEDNLL; this is encoded by the coding sequence ATGACGAAGCAATTAACAGTAGCGATTGTAGGTGCAACAGGTGCAGTCGGTACAAAAATGAAAGAACAATTACTAAAAAGAAATTTTCCAATTAAAGATATAAAATTTTTAGCTTCTGCAAAGTCTGCAGGAAAAGAAATCGAATTCGGAGGCAAAACATACAAAATTGAGGAAGCAACTCCAGAAGCCTTTGAAGGCGTTGATGTGGCGCTATTTTCTGCTGGCGGTTCCGTATCCGCAAAACTTGCTCCGGAAGCGGTTAAACGCGGTGCTGTCGTGATTGATAATACGAGCCATTTCCGAATGGATCCAGATGTGCCATTAGTGGTGCCTGAAGTGAATCGTGAGGACTTAAAGAAACATAATGGAATCATTGCCAATCCAAACTGTTCTACAATCCAAATGGTTGTTGCATTGCAGCCAATTCGCGAAAAATTCGGTTTAAAACGAGTGATTGTTTCCACTTACCAAGCCGTTTCCGGTTCAGGAATCTCTGCCATTGAAGAACTTCGCGTACAAAGCGGCGAGTGGGAAAAAGGCAAAGATGTGGAAGCAAAAGTGCTGCCGGTAAAATCTGAACCAAAACATTATCCAATAGCCCGAAACGTGATTCCTCAAATTGATGTATTCACAGAAAATGGATTTACAAAAGAAGAAATGAAAATGATTAATGAAACGAAAAAAATCATGCATTTGCCTGATTTGGAAGTTGCGGCAACATGTGTGAGAGTTCCGGTTGTTGCTGGACATTCTGAATCTGTTTATATCGAAGTAGAAAAAGAGGCAAGTGTACAAGAACTCTTTGATGTTTTAAAAGACGCTCCTGGAGTAGTACTGCAAGATGATATCAACAACCAAGTTTATCCGATGCCCATTTTTGTAGAAGATGAAGACCCAGTGTATGTAGGAAGAATTCGCAAAGACTTGAATCATCCAAAGGGCTTCCATCTATGGATTGTTGCAGATAACTTATTGAAAGGTGCTGCATTGAACTCCATCCAAATCGCCGAAGCAATGCTAGAGGATAACTTACTGTAA
- a CDS encoding RNA-guided endonuclease TnpB family protein, with product KYEMPEDQRELNDQKALAIDLGLNNLATCVTSDGRSFIIDGRRLKSINQWFNKENARLQSIKDKQKIKGTTRKQALLAMNRNNKVNDYINKTCRYIINYCIENQIGKLVIGYAETLQRNMNLGKKTNQNFVNIPLGNIKEKLEYLCKFYGIKFFKQEESYTSKASFFDGDEIPEYNADNPKEYKFSGKRIKRGLYRTKSGKLINADVNGALNTLKKSKAVDLSVLCSSGEVDTPQRIRIA from the coding sequence AAATATGAAATGCCTGAAGATCAAAGAGAATTAAATGACCAAAAAGCACTGGCGATTGATTTAGGATTAAATAATCTTGCCACTTGTGTCACATCAGACGGCAGATCGTTCATCATTGATGGGCGGAGATTAAAAAGTATTAATCAATGGTTTAACAAAGAAAATGCCAGACTTCAAAGCATTAAAGATAAGCAAAAAATCAAAGGTACAACTCGTAAACAAGCTTTGCTTGCTATGAATCGCAATAATAAAGTTAATGATTATATCAACAAGACTTGCCGTTACATCATAAACTACTGTATTGAAAATCAAATTGGCAAACTTGTCATTGGCTATGCTGAAACATTACAGCGCAATATGAATCTAGGAAAAAAGACAAATCAAAACTTTGTCAATATTCCTCTCGGTAATATAAAAGAAAAACTAGAGTATCTTTGTAAATTTTACGGCATTAAATTCTTCAAACAGGAAGAGTCATATACGTCTAAAGCCAGCTTTTTTGACGGCGATGAGATTCCTGAATATAATGCTGACAATCCAAAAGAATATAAGTTCAGTGGTAAACGTATTAAGCGAGGTTTGTATCGAACAAAGTCCGGCAAACTAATCAATGCTGATGTAAATGGTGCATTAAACACCTTAAAGAAAAGTAAAGCTGTAGACCTGAGTGTCTTATGCTCTAGCGGCGAAGTGGACACGCCTCAAAGAATAAGGATTGCTTAA
- a CDS encoding ribonuclease J produces the protein MIKTKNEVIRIIPLGGVGEIGKSMYVVEIDDEVFIVDSGLMFPEDEMLGIDIVIPDFTYLEENKDRIKGIFLTHGHEDAIGSIAYVLQKINAPVYGSKLTIALAKEHLKELPAPYQVKFFEVTNKSRMNFQSTYVTFFHTTHSIPDSLGIVFHTSEGAIVFTGEFKFDQSAKGKFKPDLAKMAQLGDEGVFILLSESTEAERPGYTTSETVIEEKLAKYFYSAPARIIVAVYASNFIRIQQVFNQAQKSNRKVAIVGKSLEKVVDIGVKLGYLTIDENTLIPITEISKYEDDELIIIVTSNQGEPLDALDKIVRKQHRDIRIKETDTVLITFTPSPGMEVQMSNAMNNLAKAGATVLTADKKVHVSGHGSQEDLKLMLNLMKPKYFIPIQGEYRMLIAHSKLAQQVGIDKSRIFIADKGDIVEYRNGKMRISGKVQAGNVLIDGSGVGDVGNIVLRDRKLLSQDGIFIVVVTLNRSQKRIASGPEIISRGFVYVRESEELISEAIKIARECIEKYVNKDTFEWTNIKQEIRETLSAYLFQKTKRRPMIIPIIMEY, from the coding sequence GTGATCAAAACAAAAAATGAAGTAATTCGAATTATCCCACTTGGAGGGGTGGGAGAAATTGGTAAATCTATGTACGTGGTCGAAATCGATGACGAAGTGTTCATTGTCGATAGCGGACTTATGTTCCCAGAAGATGAAATGCTTGGAATTGATATTGTGATTCCAGATTTTACTTACTTGGAAGAAAATAAAGATCGGATTAAAGGTATATTTTTAACCCATGGCCACGAAGATGCCATTGGTTCCATCGCCTATGTATTGCAAAAAATTAATGCACCTGTGTACGGATCGAAGTTGACAATTGCTCTTGCAAAGGAACATTTAAAAGAGCTGCCGGCGCCATATCAAGTGAAATTTTTTGAAGTGACAAACAAAAGCCGCATGAATTTCCAATCAACATACGTAACTTTTTTCCATACAACACATAGTATTCCGGACTCTTTAGGAATCGTGTTCCATACTTCTGAAGGAGCAATTGTGTTTACAGGGGAATTTAAATTTGACCAATCGGCAAAAGGAAAATTTAAGCCGGATCTTGCGAAAATGGCTCAATTAGGTGATGAAGGAGTATTTATTTTGCTTTCTGAATCAACGGAAGCAGAACGTCCAGGATATACGACAAGTGAAACCGTGATTGAAGAAAAATTAGCGAAATACTTCTATTCTGCCCCTGCACGCATTATTGTTGCAGTATATGCATCGAATTTTATCCGCATTCAACAAGTATTCAACCAAGCGCAAAAATCGAATCGAAAAGTCGCTATCGTAGGAAAGAGCCTTGAAAAAGTCGTCGATATCGGTGTGAAGCTTGGATATTTAACCATTGATGAAAACACGTTAATTCCAATCACAGAAATCAGCAAATATGAAGATGATGAATTAATCATTATTGTGACAAGCAATCAAGGAGAACCTCTTGATGCCCTTGATAAAATCGTCAGAAAACAACATCGCGACATTCGCATCAAAGAAACGGATACGGTGCTAATCACTTTTACACCGTCTCCTGGAATGGAAGTGCAAATGTCGAATGCGATGAACAATCTTGCCAAAGCTGGTGCAACGGTATTAACTGCTGATAAAAAAGTCCATGTTTCTGGACACGGCAGCCAAGAAGATTTAAAACTCATGCTAAACTTAATGAAACCAAAATATTTTATCCCGATCCAAGGCGAATACCGTATGCTCATCGCACATTCCAAATTAGCACAGCAAGTAGGAATCGATAAATCAAGAATTTTCATTGCAGATAAAGGCGATATTGTGGAATATCGCAATGGAAAAATGCGCATAAGCGGAAAAGTCCAGGCAGGAAATGTATTGATTGACGGAAGCGGCGTTGGCGATGTAGGGAACATTGTGTTAAGAGACCGGAAATTATTGTCTCAAGACGGCATTTTCATTGTAGTCGTGACGCTGAACCGTTCTCAAAAGAGAATCGCTTCCGGTCCTGAAATTATTTCCCGCGGCTTCGTCTACGTCCGCGAATCGGAGGAACTGATTTCAGAAGCGATCAAAATTGCCCGAGAATGTATTGAAAAATACGTGAACAAAGATACATTTGAATGGACAAATATTAAGCAAGAAATTCGTGAAACCCTTAGCGCATATTTATTCCAAAAAACGAAACGTCGACCAATGATTATCCCAATCATCATGGAATATTAA